In one Bombus fervidus isolate BK054 chromosome 16, iyBomFerv1, whole genome shotgun sequence genomic region, the following are encoded:
- the Dap160 gene encoding dynamin associated protein 160 isoform X1 encodes MATPQTPGMDPWVIQPRERARYREQFDSLKPINGVVTGEQAKEFLLKSQLPPVILGQIWALSDTDADGKMDINEFSIACKLINLKLRGFEIPKALPSALIQSLKSLSASDSNVTNLTNGAANILPQNNVASLVNLSAPPQVPVQPLISGMPMTGSVPRPLIGPPPVNGPLPGHSIRPVSPMTLPASRQSRQNVAATTHATTHTASKPPARPAPPSVGIVPSTSTTTTTTTTPSGGPSQRPTPPSNIGANFSPATSGPPPKPAPPSFPNSPVATGISPVKIPPVSATAIVPPVVQSVQPMTTSTMDLLDLEFSGMSAAAPIAPLNTTPTPMAAFGMAQAMPMQPLSCTSMIAGGSTMVPSIAPMSTGTGVVSTPPVVGLPLVSATTASTLVNGVIAQTPVSTSTPLSTTARPPSIDRVGSVDSQHSQHSVGSPQSVEWAVPHQTKLKYTQLFNTWDRARSGFLSGPQARNIMVQSQLPQQVLAQIWALADMDSDGRLSCDEFVLAMHLCDIAKLGEKIPTTLPIELIPPAFRRQRQSSLTLSQTGTENVDPSAGMPQTSFEDKRKENFEKGQAELERRRKALLEIQRKEQEERERKEREEAEKQEKIRLEQERRRQAEIEKQMQRQKEIEQEKEEQRKRAQEQREAARKEMERQRQLEWEKQKSQELQTQRQKEQDVLLKLKAKNQTLTIELGTLNDKVKELSQKICDTRVGVSGVKTTIDGMRSTRDAQLQEMAALKNKLREQNQRLLALSQEKARIEAKNKLNTAMESAGQEAIKMAFDNKQITLKQMKDKIADLQQQIDAKMADIENNNGQLQDIKTQLETLVADCKNLYLTFEDKKLKVLELRASGGTGAGTDYTTSAWGDSGWNDTSAAVNDSAWPVNDTTTTNAVEETTPGVMKYRALYEFVARNQDEISFQPGDIILVPPVQNAEPGWMAGEIRGHTGWFPESYVEPIDVGSSNDNAFVQQDSVEKRTLEGIAEVPENVSDAGSLGDEPPPVEPIIPTLGLGVVCDIQVTTLYHYRPTIEQHLPFEKGDIIKVDEQQGDWWYGTSGNGAKGWFPKSYVKEISANQTAVVEGLNEYYVALYLYDSAEVGDLTFNQGEVILVTKKEGDWWTGTTGDRSGIFPANYVEKCDAPDQGASITTNVSETTAITETTEDTTTSNHETATSIAQATLQAEKTAEQLEDERQAAEDRAELPDFSAMAAQQVINIGRKPEIVQVIAPYQATSSEQLDLQKGQLIMIRKKTDSGWWEGELQARGKKRQIGWFPASYVKPLTSSSNRSTPVSHGYQDSPTDPNVERVMALYPYQAQNEDELSFEKGDVITVLAKDEAAWWKGELNGMSGVFPSNYVSSMSNEMTTNLLVAGLDSMERKRQEYIKELITTEQAYIEDMRLVHEVFEKPLIESLVLTVDEVDKIFVNWRDIIACNDNFLRTLRIRRDNSEGGIVRMIGDILCENIPRMSAYIRFCSCQISAAVYLQRLTETMPEFVKVAQICQQDLRTKGMPLSSFLIKPMQRITKYPLIIGKILEHTPVDHPDRQYLQEALAKAEEFCTQVNEGVREKENSDRLEWLQTHVACDGLEEQLIFNSLTNSLGPRKLLHFGILHKAKSGKELVGFLTNDFLLFAQPVLSRKSLSSGQQFSFERNEHQKFKMYRKPIFLNELSFLGDLEMNGNISLGSCEGSENSTKILRLKDQKKPIILLAPSPSECSLWIRRITEARKKFMENEKTRLQRQRSKQAQFGACGRILVTVLEGFNLKTIPVRRRPPQGRLRLVIVEAEDLIMLKKGKCNTFCKVSMGSQEERTGVISGTDCPLWDTSMQFQVKDLLEDTLCITVFDKGYYSPDEFLGRAEIRVADIMRDSRDSCGPIQKRIQLHEVEKGIVVLKLDLRLFGNR; translated from the exons ATGGCCACCCCTCAAACTCCGG GTATGGATCCTTGGGTAATCCAACCCAGAGAACGTGCAAGATATAGAGAGCAGTTTGATTCTTTAAAACCAATCAATGGAGTTGTTACTGGAGAGCAAGCAAAAGAATTTTTACTTAAATCACAGCTTCCACCTGTCATCCTTGGACAAATATg GGCTTTATCAGATACAGATGCAGATGGAAAAATGGACATAAATGAATTTAGTATTgcatgtaaattaattaatttaaagttaCGTGGTTTTGAAATTCCTAAAGCCTTACCTTCAGCTTTAATACAGAGTTTGAAGTCACTTTCTGCCA GTGATAGTAATGTTACGAACTTAACAAATGGAGCTGCTAATATTCTACCACAGAATAATGTTGCTTCattagtaaatttatctgcCCCACCACAAGTTCCGGTACAGCCTTTAATTAGTGGGATGCCTATGACTGGATCTGTTCCACGTCCGCTTATAGGACCACCACCTGTAAATGGACCATTACCAGGACATTCTATTAGGCCTGTTTCACCAATGACCTTACCAG CATCACGACAAAGTAGACAGAATGTGGCTGCCACTACACATGCCACAACTCACACAGCGTCAAAGCCACCTGCTCGACCTGCaccaccctctgtgg gaatcgtGCCTTCTACAAGTACTACCACTACCACTACCACCACTCCTAGTGGTGGTCCTTCTCAAAGACCTACACCACCCTCAAATATTG gGGCAAATTTTTCACCTGCTACTAGTGGTCCACCACCAAAGCCAGCACCGCCTTCATTTCCTAATAGCCCTGTCGCTACTGGGATTTCACCAGTCAAAATTCCACCTGTTTCTGCCACAGCTATTGTTCCTCCTGTTGTTCAATCTGTACAACCAATGACTACATCTACCATGG ATTTACTTGATCTTGAGTTTTCAG GGATGTCTGCAGCAGCACCAATTGCACCTTTAAATACAACTCCAACACCAATGGCTGCTTTTGGTATGGCACAAGCAATGCCTATGCAACCATTATCTTGTACTAGTATGATTGCAGGTGGTTCTACTATGGTACCATCTATTGCACCAATGTCCACtg GAACTGGTGTAGTATCGACTCCTCCAGTTGTAGGTTTACCTCTAGTATCAGCAACCACAGCAAGTACGTTAGTGAATGGTGTAATTGCTCAAACACCAGTATCCACAAGTACACCATTAAGCACAACTGCACGTCCACCAAGTATAGATAGGGTGGGTTCGGTTGATTCACAACATAGTCAGCATTCAGTAGGTTCTCCACAATCTGTGGAATGGGCTGTACCTCAtcaaacaaaattgaaatatactcaattatttaatacctGGGACAGGGCGCGATCTGGATTTCTATCTGGCCCTCAGGCCAGAAATATAATGGTGCAGTCACAATTACCTCAACAAGTGTTGGCACAGATATG GGCGTTAGCGGACATGGATTCGGATGGTCGTTTGAGTTGCGACGAATTTGTATTAGCAATGCATTTATGTGATATAGCTAAGCTTGGTGAAAAGATACCTACCACATTACCAATTGAACTTATACCACCTGCATTCAGACGTCAACGACAAAGTAGCTTAACACTTTCACAAACTGGAACGGAAAACGTAGATCCATCGGCTGGTATGCCGCAA ACCTCTTTTGAAGACAAAcgtaaagaaaattttgagaaaGGACAAGCGGAGCTAGAACGTAGACGCAAGGCTTTATTAGAAATTCAACGTAAAGAACAAGAAGAACGTGaacgaaaagaaagggaagaggCTGAGAAACAAGAGAAAATTAG aTTAGAACAAGAAAGACGAAGACAAGCAGAGATTGAGAAACAAATGCAAAGGCAGAAAGAGATTGAacaggaaaaggaagaacaaCGAAAACGAGCTCAAGAACAAAGAGAAGCAGCAAGAAA AGAGATGGAAAGACAACGACAATTAGAATGGGAAAAACAGAAATCACAAGAGCTTCAGACTCAGAGGCAAAAAGAACAAGATGTCTTACTAAAATTGAAAGCAAAAAATCAAACATTAACTATCGAATTAGGAACACTT AACGATAAAGTGAAAGAACTATCTCAAAAAATCTGTGACACTCGAGTTGGTGTATCTGGAGTAAAAACGACGATTGATGGAATGCGATCGACACGTGATGCACAGTTACAAGAGATGGCTGCCTTAAAGAATAAACTTCGAGAACAAAACCAAAGATTACTAGCCTTGAGTCAAGAGAAAGCTCGAATCGAAGCAAAGAATAAGCTAAATACAGCTATGGAGTCGGCGGGCCAAGAAGCAATCAAAATGGCATTCGATAATAAGCAAATTACCCTGAAACAAATGAAGGATAAAATTGCTGATTTACAACAGCAG attGATGCTAAAATGGCTgacatagaaaataataatggcCAGcttcaagatattaaaacgCAACTGGAAACTTTAGTGGCTGACTGTAAGAATCTTTACTTAACTttcgaagataaaaaattaaaagttttagAACTCAGAGCAAGTGGTGGTACTGGAGCTGGTACCGATTATACAACATCTGCTTGGGGTGATAGTGGTTGGAATGATACTTCAGCGGCAGTTAACGATTCTGCATGGCCTGTTAATGATACCACCACAACTAATGCAGTGGAAGAAACTACTCCAGGGGTTATGAAATATAGAGCTTTATACGAATTTGTAGCTAGAAATCAagatgaaatatcgtttcaacCTGGTGATATTATCTtg GTACCACCTGTTCAAAACGCAGAACCAGGATGGATGGCTGGCGAAATTCGTGGTCATACTGGTTGGTTCCCGGAATCTTATGTAGAACCAATAGATGTTGGCAGCTCAAATGATAATGCTTTCGTACAACAAGACAGTGTGGAGAAGAGAACGTTAGA aGGGATTGCTGAAGTTCCTGAGAATGTATCTGATGCCGGATCACTCGGCGATGAGCCTCCTCCTGTTGAACCTATCATACCTACTCTTGGATTAGGTGTAGTTTGTGATATACAAGTAACCACTTTGTATCACTATCGTCCTACGATAGAGCAACATCTTCCCTTTGAGAAAGGAGATATTATTAAAGTAGATGAACAACAG GGGGATTGGTGGTATGGTACATCTGGTAATGGAGCTAAGGGTTGGTTCCCTAAATCGTATGTCAAGGAAATTTCTGCTAATCAAACTGCAGTAGTTGAAGGACTCAATGAATACTACGTAGCCTTATATCTATATGATTCCGCCGAGGTTGGAGACTTAACTTTCAACCAAGGAGAAGTTATATTAGTCACTAAAAAGGAAGGTGATTGGTGGACAGGCACTACAGGAGATAGGAGTGGAATTTTTCCTGCCAATTATGTAGAAAAATGCGATGCTCCAGATCAG GGTGCCTCTATAACTACTAACGTATCTGAAACAACTGCGATTACTGAAACAACTGAGGACACAACCACAAGTAATCATGAAACAGCTACTTCAATTGCTCAGGCAACATTG CAAGCAGAGAAAACTGCTGAGCAACTCGAAGATGAAAGACAAGCCGCGGAAGATAGAGCAGAATTGCCAGATTTTTCCGCAATGGCTGCGCAGCAGGTAATTAATAT AGGAAGGAAACCTGAAATTGTACAAGTTATTGCACCTTATCAAGCCACTAGTTCTGAGCAGTTAGATTTACAAAAGGGACAATTAATAATGATTCGTAAGAAGACAGATAGTGGCTGGTGGGAAGGAGAATTACAG GCACGTGGTAAAAAAAGACAAATTGGTTGGTTCCCAGCTTCTTATGTTAAACCTTTAACCAGTAGTAGCAATCGAAGTACACCTGTTTCTCATGGATATCAAGACTCTCCTACAGATCCAAATGTTG AACGCGTTATGGCATTGTACCCGTATCAGGCTCAAAATGAGGATGAATTAAGTTTCGAGAAAGGCGACGTTATAACCGTACTTGCGAAGGATGAAGCAGCATGGTGGAAAGGCGAATTAAACGGAATGTCTGGCGTTTTCCCTAGTAATTATGTATCTTCTATGT CTAATGAGATGACAACTAACTTACTAGTGGCTGGATTGGATTCTATGGAAAGAAAACGACAAGAATACATAAAAGAACTTATCACAACTGAACAAGCATATATAGAAGACATGAGACTTGTTCACGAg GTTTTTGAGAAACCTCTCATTGAAAGTTTAGTTTTAACCGTGGATGaagtagataaaatatttgttaattggAGAGATATTATTGCGTGTAACGATAATTTCTTAAG aacATTACGGATACGACGAGATAATAGCGAAGGAGGGATTGTAAGAATGATTGGAGACATTCTatgtgaaaat ATACCTAGAATGTCAGCATATATAAGATTCTGCAGTTGTCAAATATCCGCTGCTGTTTATCTTCAGAGATTGACTGAAACTATGCCAGAATTTGTCAAAGTTGCTCAAATCTGTCAGCAAGATCTACGTACAAAAGGAATGCCTTTGAGCTCTTTCCTTATAAAACCAATGCAAAGGATAACAAAATATCCTCTTATTATTGGCAAA attttagaGCACACACCAGTTGACCATCCTGATAGGCAATATCTCCAAGAAGCATTGGCTAAAGCCGAAGAATTTTGTACTcag GTAAACGAGGGagttagagaaaaagaaaatagtgaTAGATTAGAATGGTTGCAAACACATGTGGCATGCGATGGTCTTGAAGAACAACTTATCTTTAATTCTTTAACCAATTCTTTAGGTCCACGAAAACTTCTTCATTTTGGTATACTTCATAAG GCAAAAAGTGGAAAAGAACTTGTTGGATTTCTCACAAACGACTTCTTACTGTTTGCTCAACCAGTACTCAGCAGAAAGTCTTTATCCAGTGGACAACAGTTTTCATTTGAGAGAAACGAACATCAAAAATTCAAGATGTATAGAAAG ccaatatttttaaacgaattatcTTTTCTGGGTGATTTAGAGATGAATGGTAATATTAGTTTAGGTTCCTGTGAAGGTTCAGAAAATTCAACGAAAATATTGAGACTAAAAGATCAAAAAAAgccaataatattattagcaCCGTCTCCAAGTGAATGTTCACTATGGATCAGAAGAATTACAGAagcaagaaagaaatttatggaaaacgaaaaaacacgtttgcaaAGACAAAGATCAA AGCAGGCGCAATTTGGAGCGTGTGGCAGAATTCTTGTTACAGTGCTTGAAGGTTTCAATTTAAAGACAATACCTG TTCGCAGAAGACCACCCCAGGGTAGACTTCGATTAGTAATTGTGGAAGCTGAAGATTTAATTATGTTGAAAAAAG GAAAGTGCAATACATTTTGTAAAGTGAGTATGGGCTCACAAGAAGAGAGAACGGGTGTCATATCAGGAACTGATTGCCCTTTATGGGATACATCAATGCAATTTCAAGTAAAGGATTTACTTGAGGATACTTTATGTATCACGGTCTTCGATAAAGGCTATTATAGTCCAGAtg AATTCCTCGGCCGAGCAGAAATAAGAGTTGCTGACATAATGAGAGATAGTAGAGATTCGTGTGGGCCAATACAGAAACGTATTCAGTTACATGAAGTCGAAAAAGGCATCGTTGTGTTGAAGTTGGATTTACGACTCTTTGGTAATCGATAA